From a region of the Phragmites australis chromosome 21, lpPhrAust1.1, whole genome shotgun sequence genome:
- the LOC133903024 gene encoding uncharacterized protein LOC133903024: MAPQLQGCYWVSSWQRLPQPAPWPCPAHAQRRRVLRLAPPRRPYAGAVRVVVDSGPAMALERGAAAVKIQFPTKEDVGRKEGEEDLDERERLRRLRISKANKGNTPWNKGKKHSPETLQRIRERTRIAMQDPKVKKKLMNLGHAQSEETRIKISHGVRQGWRLRLQKLMVQDGCFVEWRDMIADAAREGFAGGVALQWNSHKILTKQMQQEWLENLQKRRSMPRPRGNRRAPKTPEQRRKIAEAIAAKWLDQEYRERVCSGIASYHGTSTGTRTPRKPRPAGEPGVKRERMKKKPMQARAVGLEDAHGKPATVKRKKSATPYKDPMAGQKLEMITKIRAQRTALGIEKKEAIKRARSLIEEAEKAANALETAAATSPFAQASLIEARKLVTEARVSLECVDDEGPAENASDDTSEDSAVLDLHNHGLDNQNQSNAMKQENKPVNGMKFPPSNVNGVRFHFDVSALSETEQLYQRIENSMERAFLLPSPSSTLKDVNGDYGIIDFQVSQSMVNETANHDHIAAVSIENCPPGTLEEEASSSAEKAERTDNCSPRTLEEDTTNSEGKAKMRWVRGRLVNVDNVVGYS; encoded by the exons ATGGCGCCGCAGCTGCAGGGCTGCTACTGGGTCTCCTCCTGGCAGCGGCTCCCACAGCCGGCCCCGTGGCCCTGCCCCGCCCACGCGCAGCGGCGGCGGGTGTTGCGCctcgcgccgccgcggcgccccTACGCCGGCGCGGTCCGCGTGGTCGTGGACTCGGGCCCGGCGATGGCCCTggagcgcggcgcggcggcggtgaaGATACAGTTCCCGACGAAGGAGGATGTGGGGCGtaaggagggggaggaggaccTGGACGAGAGGGAGAGGCTGAGGCGGTTGCGGATCTCGAAGGCAAACAAGGGCAACACGCCGTGGAACAAGGGCAAGAAACACAGCCCAG AGACGCTTCAGCGGATACGCGAGAGAACCAGGATTGCAATGCAGGACCCCAAG GTTAAGAAAAAGCTGATGAATCTGGGTCATGCACAGAG TGAGGAGACACGAATCAAGATATCACATGGAGTGAGGCAAGGTTGGAGATTGCGTCTACAGAAATTAATGGTGCAGGATGGCTGTTTTGTGGAGTGGCGGGATATGATAGCTGATGCGGCTCGAGAGGGTTTTGCTGGTGGAGTTGCCCTCCAATGGAATTCACATAAAATCTTGACTAAGCAAATGCAGCAGGAGTGGTTGGAGAATCTTCAGAAAAGAAGATCGATGCCAAGGCCAAGAGGTAATAGACGAGCACCAAAAACTCCTGAGCAGAGGAGAAAAATTGCAGAAGCCATTGCTGCGAAGTGGTTAGATCAA gaATATCGTGAACGTGTTTGCAGTGGAATTGCTAGCTACCATGGAACATCTACTGGGACTAGGACACCAAGAAAGCCAAGGCCTGCTGGAGAACCTGGTGTGAAGAGAGAAAGAATGAAAAAGAAACCTATGCAAGCCAGAGCTGTCGGATTAGAGGATGCCCATGGAAAACCTGCAACAgttaagagaaagaaaagtgcAACTCCTTACAAAGATCCAATGGCAGGTCAAAAATTAGAGATGATAACAAAGATTCGAGCTCAAAGAACAGCACTGggaatagaaaagaaagaagctATTAAAAGGGCCAG GTCACTGATTGAAGAAGCCGAAAAGGCTGCAAATGCTCTTGAAACTGCTGCAGCGACAAGCCCTTTTGCTCAAGCGTCACTTATAGAAGCTAGAAAGCTTGTTACAGAGGCAAGAGTATCACTTGAATGTGTTGATGATGAAGGGCCTGCAGAAAATGCTTCTGATGATACATCAGAGGATTCAGCTGTATTGGATTTGCACAACCACGGCTTGGATAATCAAAATCAGAGCAATGCGATGAAGCAAGAGAATAAACCTGTAAATGGGATGAAATTTCCTCCAAGCAATGTAAATGGCGTCAGATTCCATTTCGATGTATCTGCACTCAGTGAAACGGAACAACTATATCAGAGGATAGAAAATTCCATGGAAAGagcttttcttcttccttcaccTTCCTCAACACTTAAAGATGTTAATGGAGATTATGGAATAATAGATTTTCAAGTGAGTCAATCAATGGTCAATGAGACGGCAAATCATGATCACATTGCGGCTGTATCAATAGAAAATTGTCCTCCAGGGACACTGGAAGAAGAGGCTTCCTCATCTGCAGAAAAGGCTGAAAGAACAGACAACTGTTCTCCAAGGACACTGGAAGAAGACACAACCAATTCTGAAGGAAAGGCTAAGATGAGGTGGGTACGCGGAAGGCTGGTTAACGTAGATAATGTAGTTGGGTATTCTTAA